The following coding sequences lie in one Moritella viscosa genomic window:
- the rplQ gene encoding 50S ribosomal protein L17, whose product MRHRKSGRQLNRNSSHRQAMFRNMACSLVSHEIIKTTLPKAKELRRVVEPLITLAKTDSVANRRLAFARTRSDEVVGKLFKELGPRFENRSGGYTRILKCGLRTGDKAPMAYIELVDRPAVEAADEE is encoded by the coding sequence ATGCGCCATCGTAAGAGTGGTCGTCAACTAAATCGTAACAGTAGCCACCGTCAGGCTATGTTCCGTAATATGGCATGTTCTTTAGTTAGCCACGAGATCATTAAAACGACTCTGCCTAAAGCTAAAGAATTACGTCGTGTAGTTGAGCCTCTAATTACACTTGCTAAAACGGATAGCGTAGCTAACCGTCGTCTAGCATTTGCTCGTACCCGCAGCGATGAAGTTGTAGGTAAACTATTTAAAGAATTAGGCCCACGTTTCGAAAACCGTTCAGGCGGTTATACTCGAATCTTAAAATGTGGTCTACGTACTGGCGATAAAGCTCCTATGGCTTACATCGAACTAGTAGATCGTCCAGCTGTTGAAGCTGCTGACGAAGAATAG
- the rpoA gene encoding DNA-directed RNA polymerase alpha-subunit encodes MQGSVTEFLRPRLVDIEQISSTRAKVTLEPLERGFGHTLGNALRRILLSSMPGCAVTEVEIDGVLHEYSSKEGVQEDVLEILLNLKGLAIKLEGKDEALLTLTKSGTGPVLAGDITHDGDVEIINPEHVICNLTGQADISMRIRVAKGRGYVPASARVHADDEERPIGRLLVDAAFSPVSRIAYNVESARVEQRTNLDKLVIDMETDGTLDPEEAIRRSATILAEQLDAFVDLRDVTEPEQKEEKPEFDPILLRPVDDLELTVRSANCLKAEAIHYIGDLVQRTEVELLKTPNLGKKSLTEIKDVLASRGLSLGMRLENWPPASIADE; translated from the coding sequence ATGCAGGGTTCTGTAACAGAATTTCTAAGACCAAGACTTGTTGATATTGAGCAAATTAGCTCAACACGTGCCAAGGTAACACTTGAACCGTTAGAGCGTGGCTTTGGTCACACTCTTGGTAACGCTTTACGTCGTATTCTACTTTCTTCTATGCCAGGTTGTGCTGTAACAGAAGTTGAGATCGATGGCGTACTCCACGAGTACAGTAGTAAAGAAGGTGTTCAAGAAGATGTTCTTGAAATTCTTCTTAACTTGAAAGGTCTTGCAATCAAACTTGAAGGCAAAGACGAAGCGCTATTAACGTTAACTAAGTCAGGTACAGGTCCTGTATTGGCAGGTGACATCACACATGATGGTGATGTTGAGATTATAAATCCAGAACACGTGATTTGTAATTTAACCGGTCAAGCAGATATCAGTATGCGTATTCGTGTTGCAAAAGGTCGTGGTTACGTACCTGCTTCTGCACGTGTTCATGCTGATGATGAAGAGCGCCCTATCGGTCGTTTGCTTGTTGATGCTGCATTCAGCCCTGTAAGCCGTATCGCTTACAATGTTGAATCTGCTCGTGTAGAGCAACGTACTAACCTTGATAAGTTAGTAATCGATATGGAAACTGATGGAACATTAGATCCTGAAGAAGCTATTCGTCGTTCTGCTACAATTCTGGCTGAACAGCTTGATGCTTTCGTTGATCTTCGTGATGTAACGGAACCAGAGCAGAAAGAAGAGAAACCAGAGTTCGATCCGATACTGCTACGTCCTGTTGATGATTTAGAACTTACTGTTCGTTCAGCTAACTGCCTAAAAGCAGAAGCGATTCACTATATTGGTGATCTTGTTCAGCGTACTGAGGTTGAGTTACTTAAAACGCCTAACCTTGGTAAGAAATCTTTAACTGAAATTAAAGATGTTCTAGCTTCACGTGGTCTTTCTCTAGGTATGCGCCTAGAAAACTGGCCGCCTGCAAGTATTGCGGACGAATAG
- the rpsD gene encoding 30S ribosomal protein S4 codes for MARYLGPKLKLSRREGTDLFLKSGVRAIESKCKIDNAPGVHGARKPRLSDYGLQLREKQKVRRMYGVLEKQFRNLYKEAARLKGNTGENLLALLEGRLDNVVYRMGFGSTRAESRQLVSHKAIVVNGKVVNIPSYKVKVNDTVSIREKAKKQARIASALEISEQREKASWVEVDSKTLEGVFKRVPERSDLSADINEQLIVELYSK; via the coding sequence ATGGCTAGATATTTGGGCCCAAAGCTCAAGCTTAGTCGTCGTGAAGGTACAGATCTTTTCTTGAAAAGTGGCGTACGTGCGATTGAATCTAAGTGTAAAATTGATAACGCACCTGGTGTACACGGTGCTCGTAAACCTCGTCTATCTGACTACGGTTTACAACTACGTGAAAAGCAAAAAGTTCGTCGTATGTACGGTGTACTTGAAAAGCAATTCCGTAACTTATATAAAGAAGCTGCTCGTCTGAAAGGCAACACTGGTGAAAACCTACTTGCTTTATTAGAAGGCCGTCTAGATAACGTTGTTTATCGTATGGGCTTTGGTTCAACTCGTGCGGAATCGCGCCAGTTAGTAAGCCACAAAGCAATCGTTGTAAACGGTAAAGTTGTAAATATCCCTTCTTACAAAGTGAAAGTTAACGATACAGTTAGCATTCGCGAGAAGGCTAAGAAGCAAGCTCGTATCGCTTCAGCTCTTGAAATTTCAGAGCAGCGTGAGAAAGCATCTTGGGTTGAAGTTGACAGTAAGACACTTGAAGGCGTTTTCAAACGTGTTCCTGAACGTTCTGATCTGTCTGCAGACATCAACGAACAGCTTATTGTTGAACTTTACTCTAAGTAA
- the rpsK gene encoding 30S ribosomal protein S11, with protein sequence MAKTPTRARKRVKKQVADGIAHVHASFNNTIVTITDRQGNALSWATAGGSGFRGSRKSTPFAAQVAAERAGEMAKEYGLKNLEVMVKGPGPGRESSIRALNAIGYKITNITDVTPIPHNGCRPPKKRRV encoded by the coding sequence ATGGCTAAAACCCCAACTCGCGCTCGTAAGCGCGTTAAAAAGCAAGTTGCTGACGGTATTGCACACGTTCATGCTTCTTTCAATAACACTATTGTGACAATCACAGATCGCCAAGGTAATGCTTTATCTTGGGCAACTGCAGGCGGCTCAGGCTTCCGTGGTTCTCGTAAGTCAACTCCATTCGCTGCGCAGGTTGCTGCTGAGCGTGCTGGTGAAATGGCTAAAGAGTACGGTCTGAAAAACTTAGAAGTTATGGTTAAGGGCCCTGGTCCTGGTCGTGAATCTTCTATTCGTGCATTGAATGCGATTGGTTATAAAATTACTAACATCACTGATGTTACACCAATCCCTCACAATGGTTGTCGTCCACCTAAAAAGCGTCGCGTATAA
- the rpsM gene encoding 30S ribosomal protein S13, with the protein MARIAGINIPDQKHTVIALTGVFGIGATRAKAICAATGIAETAKIRELEEAQLELLREEVGKYTVEGDLRREVSMNIKRLMDLGCYRGIRHRRSLPLRGQRTKTNARTRKGPRKAIKK; encoded by the coding sequence GTGGCCCGTATAGCCGGCATTAACATTCCTGATCAAAAGCATACAGTCATTGCCCTGACTGGTGTTTTCGGTATTGGTGCAACACGTGCGAAAGCAATCTGTGCTGCAACTGGTATCGCTGAAACAGCTAAGATCAGAGAGCTAGAAGAAGCTCAACTAGAACTTCTTCGCGAAGAAGTAGGTAAATACACTGTAGAAGGTGACCTACGTCGTGAAGTAAGTATGAATATCAAGCGTCTGATGGACCTCGGTTGTTACCGTGGTATTCGTCACCGTCGCAGCTTACCTCTACGTGGTCAACGCACTAAAACAAATGCGCGCACCCGTAAAGGTCCGCGTAAAGCTATCAAGAAATAG